CTCGAACCCCTGACCCTCACACTGCCAGTGTGATGCGCTACCAGCTGCGCCACAGCCCCGTGCTGTCACGTTTCCCGGCGGTTTGGGCTGCCGTTCTCGTGTGGCAATACCGTACAACATGCCACCGCGTGGATGGAAATCGGGGGTACCCCTGGCGCGTTTTGGCTGCTAAACCGGGGTGCCTGGGCGCTGTGGCGTGGGTGGAGCCGGACGCTGAGGGTGTGCGGCCGGAGGTTCGGCGGGGTGTGGGGGCCACGCGAGGGGAGTCTGATCCACAACGCGTACGGCTACGGGCTGTTCACGAGTGGCTCGGGGGGCATCACAGGGCTATGCGGTTGGGAGCGACCGGTGTTGCCGTTGTCGGGCGGGATGACGGAGCGGCTGTGGGTTGTGGTCGGGTCGCCGGACGGGAGTGTGCAGGAGCGCCTGACGGTGGCGCGGAGGGAGAGGTGGGCTGACGTGCGAGGTGGCAGTCATGCAGCAGGGTACGGAGATGGGCGAGGCCGGCGGCTGGGTCGGTGGACCTAGGCGAGCCGCCGGTGCCGAGGGCTCAGCCCACCAGCTTCTTGATCCAGTCCTCGTCGCCCACGTCGACGCCCTGGCCGTTGTGGGCCACGCTCGGCGTGCCCTTGAAGAACGGTTGCTGACGCACGGCGTCCAGCTCCGCCTGGGCGTCCTTCTCGTACGTCCCGGCGTCGACGCACGGCTTGAACTTGTCGGTCGCCAAGCCCAGGTCGGTCCCGATCTGCACCAGCTTGTCCTTGGTGTAGCCGGGGCCGCCCTCCTCGGGCTGGGCCGCGAACAGCGCCTCGTGCAGCTGCCAGAACTTGCCCTGGTCGGCTGCGCACAGCGCCGCGTTGGCCGCGTCGCGGGAGTAGCCCTCGGGCTTGGACAGCTTCACCAGGAACGGCATCGCGTGGTAGCGGACGCGCAGGGTGCCCTTCTCGATCTCCTGCTTGATCTGGGCGCCGTAGATCTTCTTGAACTGCCCGCACGCCGGGCACAGGAAGTCCTCGTACAGGTCGATGGTGGCCTTGGCGCTGTCCTTGCCGACCACGACCACACCGCCCTCGCGGACGATCGGTGCGTTGACGCCGGCTACTTCGGTGGGCGGCTTCAAGTCCGAGGACGACGACGACTTGGACGTCCAGATCACCCCGCCGATGACCACCAGCGCCAGCACCACGACCACCACGACGCCGATGACGACCTTGTTCCGGTCCCCGCTCGACCCGCGTGCCGCGGCCACCGCCCTGGCCGCCTGCTGCTCCTGCTTCTTCTTCCGAGCGTTGCGCTCAGCGCCACCCACGTCGCTTTCCTCCCGGTCAACTGCGCCCGCAGGCTACCGAGAGATGCTGAGTGGAACCTGAGTGCTCACGCGTCCGGCTGACGCGGTCGACCCGCTAGACGCTCCCCCGTGGGCACCTCGGGACCCTCGTCCATCGCACCGCACTCGTTGGCCACGACCTCCGCGACGTGCTCGGACGGCTCGCGCGGCAGGGTCTCGGGCGCGAACAACCAGAACACGACCGCCACGAGCATCATCGACCCCGTAAGGGTGAACGCGGCGCTGTAGGACACGTGGTCGACCAGGAGGCCGGCCAGCAGCGGGCCGATGATCGCGCCGCAGTCGCCGACCATCTGGAACGCCGCCAGCACCGGGCCGCCCTTGGCCTTGGCGCCGATGACGTCGGCCACGACCGCGTTCTGCGGCGGGTTGAGCAGGCCCGCGCCGATGCCCGAGATCAGCGAGGCGGCCATGAACATCGGCACGTTCGTGGTGAACCCGAGCCAGATCGTGCCGCCGGCGGACACCAGGAGGCCGGCCAGCGCCACCGGCTTGCGCCCGATGCTGTCGGACAGCTTGCCGGAGACCATGAGCACGGCCGCGTTGCCGGCGGCGAACACCGACAGCGAGATGCCCGCCACCGCCGGGCTGCCGTACAGGGCCTCCACCACGAACAGCGGCACGAGCGAGATCCGCACGCCGAACACCGCCCAGGCGTTGGCGAAGCCGGACGCGAGCGTGGCGCGGTAGGCGGGCGACCCCAGTGCCTGGCCGACGGTCATCGTGGCCTGCGGCGCGGAGTCCAGCGCGGCCAGCGTGGACCGCCGCAGGAACCACCACACCACCGTCGCCGCGAGGATCAGCGCGACCGCGTAGACCACGAACGGCACGCGGATGGAGATCTCGGCCAGGCCCGCGCCGACGATCGGTCCGGCGATGTTGCCCAGCAGGAACCCGGTCGCCCACAGCCCGGACGCCCGCCCGCGCAGCGGTGCCGGGGTGATCCGGATGAGCAGGCCCACGGCCGCGACGGTGAACATGGTCGAGCCGACGCCGGCGAACGACCGGAACACCAGCAGCTGCCAGTACGCGGTGGCGAAGCCGCAGGCGGCCGTGCCCAGCGCCACGATGAGGATGCCCCACACGTAGATCCGGGTCTCGCCGAACCGGCCCACCAGCCGCCCGCTGACCGGCGCGAACAGCAGCCGGACCAGGGCGAACGCGCTGACGATCGCGGACACGGCGGTGGTGCCGACGTCGAAGCCCTTGGCGTAGGCGGGCAGGACGGGCGCGACGATGCCGAAGCCGATGGCGATGATGAAGCTCGCCGCGACGAGCACCCACACCTCGCTGGGCAACCGGGGCTTGGACGTGGTCTCGATCCCCGGCACTGGGCACCCCTCGCTCTCCGTTAGCTGTGCTAAGGATATGCGAAGGGTCAACTAATTACTCAATCCAACAACTCGTCGACTCTGCGTGCATAGGCGGTTACGGGATACCCACTTCCGAACCCGCACGCCTCCGCGAACCGCTCCCCCGCACCGCCCTCGGCCACGTGCGCGGCGACCAGCAACGCCCCCAGGTCCCGCAACGCCGCCACAGCAGCACTGACCAGCGCCGATCCGACCCCGCGCCGCCGCCGGGCGGGCCGCACGACGACGTGCTCGACCAGCCCCACCCCACGATCGGCGAACCCGCTCGCGAACCCGGCGAGCCGGTCGCCGTCGTCCACGGCGAGGAACACGCACCGCGGGTCGTCCAGCCGCTGCCACAGGTGCTTGGCCAGCCGCACGGGTTCCGCGCCGAGGTCGTCGGCGAGCAGCGCGGCCATGCCCCGGAGATCCGCGTCGACGGCCCGCCGCACGGACGGCGCCACCTCCGCCGGCCCGCGGTGCACGACCGCGAGCGCCTCCTCGACCGCGTACCAGCCGGCGTCGTCGGCGATGCCCTCGATCTCGGCGACCGTGGTCGGCGAGGCGTACACCACGGCCTCCGCCCGCCCCACGTCCGCAAACGTTTGCTCCAGGCGCATCAACGTGCCCGCGACCTCGGCGGACGACCCGTCCAGCGCGCACGCGTGGTTGCCGCCGGGCAGCGGGTTGTCCGGGTTGACCACGACCTGCGCGCAGCCCACGCGACCGACCCGCCCGTACCGGACGGCGCCGGACGCCAGCCGTGCCGCCTCCACCAGCCCGGCCAGCTCGCGGGCGCGGTACGGGTCGAGCAGCTCGGGGTCGTCGGGATCTCTCAGCGGGTCGACCACGGTTCCCAGCCTGTCACGGCCGGCTCAACCCCGTACCTCACGGCCTTTCCACGTGGCACCCCCGCGCAGCGTCCGCCACGCCGTGTCCAACGCCAGCACCCCGAACGCGATCGACCCGACCGGCGCCACCACCGCCGCCGCCCCCGGCTGCCCGACGCGCCGGAAGTACGCCCAGTGCGCCAACGCCTGCCCCAGCCACGCCACGGCGCCCGGCTTGGACCCGCGCAGGGTCGTCACGACCGGCACCACCCCGTAGGCGACGTGCGCCAACCCGATCGCGCCGAGCAGCAGGAACGCCGTCGTCGGCCCCTGCTCGGACATGCCCGCGGTGAGGCTCTTGCGCATCGACCGGTACGTGAGGCCGAACGTGGCCAGGCCCGACGTGTGCAGCGACTCCCCCGTGTCCACCAGCCGCGTGCGCCCACCGGTGTCGCGCACGAGCGTGGCGAAGTCGATGTCGTCGCTGCGGGACCCGGCGATCGCCCGCCACCCGCCGGCCCGTTCGCACGCCTCGCGCCGGACCAGGATGCAGTGCCCGATGGCCAGCGCCTTGCCGCGACTGCCGTCCACCGACCCGCCCTCGAACAGCACCGTGTTCACCGGCGGCAGCAGCAGCCACCAGCCCGCGTTCGAGGTGGTCGACCGGCCGGCGGCGGACACCAGGTCCACGCCCTCGACCTTCGCCGCCGCGAGCAGCCGCCCGACCAGGTCCGGCGCGGCCTCGGTGTCCGCGTCGACGTAGAGCAGCCAGTCCGAGCGGACGTCGGCGGTGCCCACGTGCAGCGCGTGCACCTTGCCCGCCCACCCCGACGGCGGACCGGAGCTCTCCACGAGCGTGACGCGCGGGTCCTCCGCCGCGTGCCGGCGCACGATCTCGGCGGTCCGGTCGGTCGAGGCGTCGTCCACGACCACGATCCGCAGGTCGCCGTACTCCTGCGCGCGCAGGCCGGTCAGGCACCGGTCGATCGAGGCTTCCTCGTCGCGCGCGGGCACGACCGCGGTGACCGAGCCCCAGTCCACGGCCTCGCGCGGCAGCTCGCGCACCTCACGCCACGTCTTGATCGTCCAGGCCGCACGGGCCACCGTCACCGCCGCGCCGAGGACACCCCATTTCCCCATGCGTCCACATTGGCACACTGGCTCACCGTGGAGCTGCCGATCACCGGGGTCTTGGACGAACTCGTGCGCACCCTGGACGCACACGGCACCACGGTCCTGGTCGCCCCACCGGGCACCGGCAAGACGACCCTCGTGCCGCTCGCGCTGGAGGGCCGGGTCGTGGTCGCCGAACCCCGGCGCATCGCGGCCCGCGCCGCCGCCGCGCGCATGGCGAGCCTGCTGGGCGAACCGGTCGGGAAGACCGTGGGCTACTCGGTGCGCGGTGACCGGAAGACCTCCCGCGACACGCGGATCGAGGTGGTGACGTCCGGTCTGCTGGTGCGGCGGTTGCAGCACGACCCCGAGCTGTCGGGCGTGGACACCGTGCTGCTGGACGAGTGCCACGAGCGGCACCTGGACGCGGACCTGCTGCTGGCGCTGCTGCTGGACGCGCGGGCGGGGCTGCGTCCGGACCTGAAGCTGCTGGCGACCTCGGCGACCGTGGCGGCGGACCGGTTGGCCGGGCTGCTCGGGGACGCGCCGGTGCTCCGCGTGACCGCGCAGACCCACCCGCTGGAGATCGCCTACACGCCACCGCTGCGGGGTGAGCGGATCGAGGCGTGCGTCGCGCGGGCCGTCCGCCGCGCACTGTCCGAAGTCGACGGTGACGTGCTGGCGTTCCTGCCCGGGGTGGCCGAGATCCGGCGTTGCACGGCGTTGTTGGACGGCGTGGACGTGGTCCCGCTGCACGGCCGGCTCGGGTCCGGCGTGCAGGACGCGGCGCTGCGGCCCGGCACGCGGCGGCGGGTGGTGCTGGCGACCGCGATCGCCGAGTCGAGCCTGACCGTGCCGGGTGTGCGGGCCGTGGTGGACTCGGGGTTGTCGCGCGTGCCGCGAGTGGACCACCGGCGCGGGTTGTCCGGGCTGGCGACCGTGCGGGTGAGCGCGGCCGTGGCCGACCAGCGCGCGGGCCGGGCGGGGCGCGAGGCGGTGGGCAAGGTGTACCGGTGCTGGCCGGAGCACGAGCACAGCACGTTGCCGCGCTACCCGGAGCCGGAGATCCGCACCGCCGACCTGACCCGGTTGGCGCTGGAGCTGGCCTGTTGGGGCGTGCCGACCGGCGAGGGACTGAGCTGGTGGGACGCCCCGCCGCCGGGCGCGTTGGACGCGGGCCGCTCGGTCCTGCGGGCGCTGGGCGCACTCGACCCCGACGTCACGGACCGGGGCCGGAAGATGGCCGACCTCGGCCTGCACCCACGCCTGGCCCGCGCCCTGCTCGACGGGGCTGCGCTGGTCGGCGCGCGAACGGCCGCCGAGGTGGTGGCCGTGCTCGACAACGACCGCACCGCCGCGAGCGTCGAGCTGTCCACCCGCGACGCCGACCCGCGCGAAGCCCGCCGCCTCGCCGCCCTGGTGGAGGGCGTCTCCGGTGGACGAAATGTCGAGGACGCCGTCGCGCTGGTGGTCGCGCTCGCGTACCCGGAACGGTTGGCGCGCAGGCGGTCCCCTGGTTCGCCGGTCTACCTGATGGCCGGCGGGACGGCGGCGGAACTGCCGGCGGGGGCGTTGGGCGACGCGGAGTGGCTCGCCGTCGCGGTCGCCGACCGGGAGCCGGGGCGCAGTCACGGGCGGATCCGGCTGGCCGCGCGGGCGTCCGAGGACCTGGCCCGCCAGGCGGCGCCGACCCTGCTGGTCGAGGAGGACGACGTCCGCTGGGACGGTGACGTCGTCGCCAACCGGGTGCTCAAGCTGGGCGCGATCACGTTGTCCGCCAAGCCCTTGCGCGATCCGGGGGCGACCAGGTCCGCGCTGCTCGAAGGCCTGCGCGCAGAAGGCCTCGGCCTCCTGCGCTGGTCCGCCGATGCCACCCGGACCCGCGAGCGGCTGGCGTTCCTGCACCGCGTCCTGGGCGAGCCGTGGCCCGACCCGACCGACGACGCCCTGCTGTCCGTCCTGGACCTGGGCACCGCCCGCCGCCGCGCCGACCTGGCGAAGATCGACGCCGAACCGGCGGTGCGGGCGCTGCTGCCGTGGCCGGCGGCGGCGCGGTTCGACGAGTGGGCGCCGGACCGGCTGGAGGTGCCGTCCGGGTCGCGCATCCGGGTGGACTACTCGGGTCCGGAGCCGGTGCTGCCGGTCAAGGTGCAGGAGGTGTTCGGCTGGACCGACACCCCGCGGCTCGCGGACGGTCGTGCGCCGGTCGTGCTGCACCTGCTGTCCCCGGCGGGCCGGCCCACGGCGGTGACCGGCGACCTGGCGTCGTTCTGGCGCACCGGCTATCCCCAGGTGCGCGCGGAACTGCGGGGCCGCTACCCCAAGCACCGCTGGCCGGAGGACCCCTTCACCGCCGCCCCCGCCCGGCGCTAGCTACTTGACGCCAGCCGTCAAGTACTTGACGATGGTCGTCAAGGAGGTGGGCCGTGCTCGCGAACCAGATCGCCGCGGTCATCCGCACGCGGCTGCTCGACCCGGTCGAGATCCTCTTCGGCGACGCCGCCGACCTGCCCGACCGGGTGGACGCCCTGGCCCGGGAGTTCGCGCACGTCATCGAGGGCGACGACGAGCAGGCGGCCGTGCACGCGCTCGCCCGGCTGATCGGCGCGCTCTACCCGGGTGACGGCCCGTTCGACCCGCCCGCCGACTGGTGGCGCACCCCGCTGGGCCGCGCCACCGCCAAGCGGGTCGGCCACCCGGCGGCGCGGTCGGTGTCGTACTCCGTCGCCGGCGCGATGTTGGGCGTCACCAAGCAGG
This DNA window, taken from Saccharothrix variisporea, encodes the following:
- a CDS encoding DsbA family protein, translated to MGGAERNARKKKQEQQAARAVAAARGSSGDRNKVVIGVVVVVVLALVVIGGVIWTSKSSSSSDLKPPTEVAGVNAPIVREGGVVVVGKDSAKATIDLYEDFLCPACGQFKKIYGAQIKQEIEKGTLRVRYHAMPFLVKLSKPEGYSRDAANAALCAADQGKFWQLHEALFAAQPEEGGPGYTKDKLVQIGTDLGLATDKFKPCVDAGTYEKDAQAELDAVRQQPFFKGTPSVAHNGQGVDVGDEDWIKKLVG
- a CDS encoding MFS transporter is translated as MPGIETTSKPRLPSEVWVLVAASFIIAIGFGIVAPVLPAYAKGFDVGTTAVSAIVSAFALVRLLFAPVSGRLVGRFGETRIYVWGILIVALGTAACGFATAYWQLLVFRSFAGVGSTMFTVAAVGLLIRITPAPLRGRASGLWATGFLLGNIAGPIVGAGLAEISIRVPFVVYAVALILAATVVWWFLRRSTLAALDSAPQATMTVGQALGSPAYRATLASGFANAWAVFGVRISLVPLFVVEALYGSPAVAGISLSVFAAGNAAVLMVSGKLSDSIGRKPVALAGLLVSAGGTIWLGFTTNVPMFMAASLISGIGAGLLNPPQNAVVADVIGAKAKGGPVLAAFQMVGDCGAIIGPLLAGLLVDHVSYSAAFTLTGSMMLVAVVFWLFAPETLPREPSEHVAEVVANECGAMDEGPEVPTGERLAGRPRQPDA
- a CDS encoding GNAT family N-acetyltransferase encodes the protein MVDPLRDPDDPELLDPYRARELAGLVEAARLASGAVRYGRVGRVGCAQVVVNPDNPLPGGNHACALDGSSAEVAGTLMRLEQTFADVGRAEAVVYASPTTVAEIEGIADDAGWYAVEEALAVVHRGPAEVAPSVRRAVDADLRGMAALLADDLGAEPVRLAKHLWQRLDDPRCVFLAVDDGDRLAGFASGFADRGVGLVEHVVVRPARRRRGVGSALVSAAVAALRDLGALLVAAHVAEGGAGERFAEACGFGSGYPVTAYARRVDELLD
- a CDS encoding glycosyltransferase, with protein sequence MGKWGVLGAAVTVARAAWTIKTWREVRELPREAVDWGSVTAVVPARDEEASIDRCLTGLRAQEYGDLRIVVVDDASTDRTAEIVRRHAAEDPRVTLVESSGPPSGWAGKVHALHVGTADVRSDWLLYVDADTEAAPDLVGRLLAAAKVEGVDLVSAAGRSTTSNAGWWLLLPPVNTVLFEGGSVDGSRGKALAIGHCILVRREACERAGGWRAIAGSRSDDIDFATLVRDTGGRTRLVDTGESLHTSGLATFGLTYRSMRKSLTAGMSEQGPTTAFLLLGAIGLAHVAYGVVPVVTTLRGSKPGAVAWLGQALAHWAYFRRVGQPGAAAVVAPVGSIAFGVLALDTAWRTLRGGATWKGREVRG
- the hrpB gene encoding ATP-dependent helicase HrpB produces the protein MELPITGVLDELVRTLDAHGTTVLVAPPGTGKTTLVPLALEGRVVVAEPRRIAARAAAARMASLLGEPVGKTVGYSVRGDRKTSRDTRIEVVTSGLLVRRLQHDPELSGVDTVLLDECHERHLDADLLLALLLDARAGLRPDLKLLATSATVAADRLAGLLGDAPVLRVTAQTHPLEIAYTPPLRGERIEACVARAVRRALSEVDGDVLAFLPGVAEIRRCTALLDGVDVVPLHGRLGSGVQDAALRPGTRRRVVLATAIAESSLTVPGVRAVVDSGLSRVPRVDHRRGLSGLATVRVSAAVADQRAGRAGREAVGKVYRCWPEHEHSTLPRYPEPEIRTADLTRLALELACWGVPTGEGLSWWDAPPPGALDAGRSVLRALGALDPDVTDRGRKMADLGLHPRLARALLDGAALVGARTAAEVVAVLDNDRTAASVELSTRDADPREARRLAALVEGVSGGRNVEDAVALVVALAYPERLARRRSPGSPVYLMAGGTAAELPAGALGDAEWLAVAVADREPGRSHGRIRLAARASEDLARQAAPTLLVEEDDVRWDGDVVANRVLKLGAITLSAKPLRDPGATRSALLEGLRAEGLGLLRWSADATRTRERLAFLHRVLGEPWPDPTDDALLSVLDLGTARRRADLAKIDAEPAVRALLPWPAAARFDEWAPDRLEVPSGSRIRVDYSGPEPVLPVKVQEVFGWTDTPRLADGRAPVVLHLLSPAGRPTAVTGDLASFWRTGYPQVRAELRGRYPKHRWPEDPFTAAPARR